Proteins from a genomic interval of Desulfitibacter alkalitolerans DSM 16504:
- a CDS encoding glutaredoxin family protein: MKNVTMFTTRTUPHCNTAREFLLKRGIIFEEQDVNEDSAARAEFSRRGLQGVPAFLIGDQVVVGFDRQKIESLLDYSIVGCNECNARMRVPKNKGNIIVTCPKCSNKFKMST; encoded by the coding sequence TTGAAAAATGTTACCATGTTTACAACCAGGACATGACCACACTGTAACACAGCAAGAGAGTTTCTCTTGAAACGAGGAATTATTTTTGAAGAACAGGATGTAAATGAGGACTCTGCAGCCAGGGCTGAGTTTTCACGAAGAGGACTTCAAGGGGTACCAGCCTTTTTAATAGGCGACCAAGTGGTTGTTGGATTTGACAGACAAAAAATAGAAAGCCTTTTAGATTATAGTATTGTTGGTTGTAATGAGTGCAATGCTCGTATGAGGGTGCCAAAAAACAAGGGTAACATTATTGTTACATGTCCAAAGTGCAGCAATAAATTTAAGATGTCAACATAA
- a CDS encoding SagB/ThcOx family dehydrogenase, whose protein sequence is MEKELRRQYRFFLKDTIRKAIDFSETDQNMGVESPLIEKPHSTDAVKVDLIKPENLQNIKGIDLAATIAKRKSRRKYTDEPLTMEEISFLLWATQGIRGEPSHGHALRTVPSAGCRHAFETYLTVFNIQGLKQGIYRYLPTTHQLLFESSPHNLRQKTTRAAFGQKFAGNSAVTFIWTAIPYRMEWRYGLAAYKVIAIDVGHVCQNLYLVCEGIGAGTCAIAAYDQEGADALLGVDGEDEFVVYMASVGKTI, encoded by the coding sequence GTGGAGAAGGAATTAAGAAGGCAATACAGGTTTTTTCTTAAAGACACCATCCGTAAGGCAATTGATTTTTCTGAAACTGATCAAAACATGGGCGTAGAAAGCCCTCTCATTGAAAAACCCCATAGTACAGATGCTGTGAAGGTTGACCTAATAAAACCTGAGAATTTGCAAAATATTAAGGGAATAGACTTGGCTGCGACAATAGCAAAACGAAAGAGCAGAAGAAAATACACTGATGAACCACTTACCATGGAAGAAATATCTTTCCTGCTTTGGGCCACACAGGGTATAAGAGGAGAACCGTCACATGGGCATGCTCTTCGCACGGTTCCTTCAGCAGGATGCCGCCATGCATTTGAAACGTACTTAACTGTTTTTAACATACAGGGTTTAAAACAGGGGATATATAGATACCTGCCCACGACACATCAGCTTCTTTTTGAATCCTCACCACATAACCTCAGGCAAAAGACCACTAGAGCAGCCTTTGGGCAAAAATTTGCAGGGAATTCAGCAGTTACCTTTATTTGGACTGCAATTCCCTATAGAATGGAATGGCGATATGGCCTTGCTGCATATAAAGTAATTGCCATTGATGTGGGTCACGTGTGTCAAAATCTATACCTTGTCTGTGAAGGAATTGGTGCCGGTACTTGTGCCATAGCAGCTTATGACCAAGAAGGTGCAGATGCCTTGCTGGGTGTTGATGGTGAGGATGAATTTGTAGTGTATATGGCTTCGGTGGGTAAGACGATTTAA